CGCGGAGGAGCCGCCGAAGGAAGAGCTTTCCGAGGAAAGCGCCAAATGGCTGAAGGAACTGGAATGATTGGAAGTGCGAACCGCCGGAACGGGCGGTGGAGATGATTGCACAGGGGCAGCAATTGCAGCAGCGTGCTGACAAAAGGAGAAAACGCTCATGCTGGAAGACATATTCAAATCGAAAGCGCAGCGGGAGAAGGAACTTCGCGTGAAGCAGCGCAAGGCCAAGCGCCAGGCGGAGGGTTCCATCGACGCGGTCAAGGAGCGCGTCGAAAAACTCAAGGCTGACCGGGATAAGGCGTGGAAAGAGGCGAGGCAGTACCTGAAGGACGGACAGAGAGCCGCGAGTCAGCGCAGCCTGCAATCCTGCCGCGCCTGCGAGATGCTCATGACCAAGCTGGAAATGAAGCGCTGGGTCTTCGAGCAGTTGATCACGAAACTGGAACTGTCCCAGACGGACCAGGATTTCACGAACGCGATGCACTCGCTGAACGCGGTGATTGCCATCGACCCCGAACGGGTCGAGGACGTGCTCGGCGAAGTCGAGGACAAGCTCGGCGAACAGGTGGACGTGGACAAGATCTGGGAGCGTGTCTACGGCAAGGAGATGGCCGGCGTCGAGACCAAAATGACCGATGTGATCCCGTCGCTGGAGGAGATGGAGCAGCAATTGCAGGATGAGGTGGCGGAGGATATCGGAGAACGCAAAGGCGCGCGCAAGGCAAAGGACGAGGAAGGCGGCATTTCGGAGAAGATCGGCGAGGGCCGCGCGCGCCTGCGCAAGCTGATGGAGGATGAGAAATGAGTTTCAATGCCGATAAAAAGCGGGAGCACGAGGCTGCCGCAGAGGCGGCATTGTGCGAAAAGAACTACGCGAAAGCGTTCTTTCACACGGCCAAGGCGGCGGAATTCGGATTCAAGCTGGCGGAACAGAGCGAGGGCAAGGTCGCGGAACAGTATGTCGAGGATGCCTACGAACTGCTCGACATCGCGGAGAAACTGCAGGATAAGGCGAAGACCCAGCCGCGCGAGGAACCGAAAAAGGCGCAGGAAAAGGCCGGCCCGGACGAAGACGTGTCGCAGTCGCAGTGGGAACTCAAGGACCGCCCGCGCGAAAAGCTGGCGGACGTGGCCGGCCTCGAGGACGTGAAAACCGAACTGCGCGAAAAGGTCATCGAGCCGTTCCTGCATCCGGAGGTGCACGAGCGCTTCAAGCTGCGCAGGGGCGGCGGCATTCTCATGTACGGCCCGCCCGGAAACGGCAAGACCTACATCGCCAAGGCCATTGCCGGCGAACTGGACGCGGCGTTCTTCAACGTGAATGCGTCGCAGATCAAGGACAAGTACGTCGGCGAGACCGAGAAGAACATGCAGCACCTCTTCGACGAGGCGCGCAAGCACGACCGCTCCGTCATCTTCCTCGACGAGGTGGACGCGATCCTGGCCCGGCGCGGCAAC
The DNA window shown above is from Candidatus Hydrogenedentota bacterium and carries:
- a CDS encoding ATP-binding protein, with product MSFNADKKREHEAAAEAALCEKNYAKAFFHTAKAAEFGFKLAEQSEGKVAEQYVEDAYELLDIAEKLQDKAKTQPREEPKKAQEKAGPDEDVSQSQWELKDRPREKLADVAGLEDVKTELREKVIEPFLHPEVHERFKLRRGGGILMYGPPGNGKTYIAKAIAGELDAAFFNVNASQIKDKYVGETEKNMQHLFDEARKHDRSVIFLDEVDAILARRGNRKIGMVTQFLTLTDGLVESKNCMLVLGATNKPWLLDPAVLRPGRLGDHIYVGPPDAPAREAIVRLSMQGVPVAADVDYAAIAERADRFSGADMASLCDRAKRFAKNRQLASGKDEEVTQADFDAALEKVRPSVTPEHLAEFDAWRAGHAASSDEEGED